A single region of the Nocardioides aurantiacus genome encodes:
- a CDS encoding response regulator transcription factor produces MARVLIVEDEHRISSFLAKGLTADGFSTTVASDGHTGLDYVLTGDFDLVVLDIGLPGIDGFEVLRQMRAQGSALPVIVLTARDSVTDTVSALEGGADDYMAKPFRFAELLARVRLRLRQANDQSGGREDRLAVGSVALDLRTRQATVGGRVVDLSAREFKMAEIFLLNPGQVLSREQLLSFVWGYDFDPGSNVVDVYVGYLRRKFGAAAISTVRGMGYRFDG; encoded by the coding sequence GTGGCCCGTGTCCTGATCGTCGAGGACGAGCACCGCATCTCCTCGTTCCTGGCCAAGGGCCTCACGGCCGACGGCTTCTCCACCACCGTGGCCTCCGACGGCCACACCGGACTCGACTACGTCCTGACCGGCGACTTCGACCTGGTCGTGCTCGACATCGGCCTGCCGGGGATCGACGGCTTCGAGGTGCTGCGCCAGATGCGGGCCCAGGGCAGCGCGCTGCCGGTCATCGTGCTGACCGCCCGCGACAGCGTCACCGACACCGTGTCGGCGCTGGAGGGCGGTGCCGACGACTACATGGCCAAGCCGTTCCGCTTCGCCGAGCTCCTCGCGCGGGTGCGGCTCCGGCTGCGTCAGGCCAACGACCAGTCCGGCGGCCGCGAGGACCGCCTCGCCGTCGGCAGCGTGGCCCTCGACCTGCGCACCCGGCAGGCGACCGTGGGCGGTCGCGTCGTCGACCTCTCGGCCCGCGAGTTCAAGATGGCCGAGATCTTCCTGCTCAACCCCGGGCAGGTGCTCTCCCGCGAGCAGCTGCTGTCGTTCGTGTGGGGCTACGACTTCGACCCCGGGTCCAACGTCGTCGACGTCTACGTCGGCTACCTGCGTCGCAAGTTCGGCGCCGCCGCGATCAGCACCGTGCGCGGCATGGGCTACCGCTTCGACGGCTGA
- a CDS encoding sensor histidine kinase, producing the protein MTTTTGTTTEPPPRRSLRTLLRRTSVRTRIALSVAVVSAFALGAAGLLVHTLESQRVQRIVTENTAQEIAELVRLQQQGVDPVTGRAFTSSQALLSTYLVRNVPDDDELLVGWWAGRPQERTRHAYGARLVADPALAPAVADLLPRGGTADLEQDGIGDYSVTVQPVSTASGRDAGEDPDALVIVNFLSDEEDELRSTMRTYAAVSVLLLVLIAVAAWLQAGRLLRPLRSLHASAEEIGATDLSRRLPVVGDDDIARLTSTFNDMLARLEHGFGSQRQFLDDAGHELRTPLTVLRGHLEVVDPHDADDVAQTSELLLDELDRMSRLVDELILLAKSDRPDFARLRPTPVAALLEQVHRKATGLAGRDWRLGPLPPATTEAPADEQRLTQALLQLCDNAVKHTGPGDAVTLSGEVVGDRLLLAVADTGPGVDLADRTRIFDRFGRAVVPEGDEGFGLGLSIVRAITEAHHGTARVEDAPGGGARFVLDLPLEGTTSWPVS; encoded by the coding sequence GTGACGACGACGACGGGGACGACGACTGAGCCCCCTCCCCGCCGCAGCCTGCGCACCCTGCTGCGGCGTACGTCGGTCCGCACCCGGATCGCGCTGTCGGTGGCCGTGGTGAGCGCCTTCGCCCTGGGCGCCGCGGGCCTGCTCGTCCACACGCTGGAGTCGCAGCGGGTCCAGCGGATCGTGACCGAGAACACCGCCCAGGAGATCGCGGAGCTCGTCCGGCTCCAGCAGCAGGGCGTCGACCCGGTGACCGGCCGCGCGTTCACCTCCTCCCAGGCCCTGCTCAGCACCTACCTGGTGCGCAACGTGCCCGACGACGACGAGCTGCTCGTCGGCTGGTGGGCGGGCCGGCCCCAGGAGCGCACCCGCCACGCGTACGGCGCCCGCCTGGTCGCCGACCCGGCGCTGGCCCCCGCGGTCGCGGACCTGCTCCCCCGCGGCGGCACCGCCGACCTCGAGCAGGACGGCATCGGCGACTACTCCGTGACCGTGCAGCCGGTCAGCACCGCCTCGGGACGCGACGCCGGGGAGGACCCCGACGCCCTGGTGATCGTGAACTTCCTCAGCGACGAGGAGGACGAGCTCCGCAGCACGATGCGCACCTACGCCGCCGTCTCGGTGCTGCTACTGGTCCTCATCGCCGTCGCCGCCTGGTTGCAGGCCGGCCGGCTGCTCCGACCGCTCCGCTCGCTGCACGCGTCGGCGGAGGAGATCGGCGCCACGGACCTCTCCCGGCGGCTGCCCGTGGTCGGCGACGACGACATCGCCCGGCTCACCAGCACCTTCAACGACATGCTGGCGCGGCTCGAGCACGGGTTCGGCTCGCAGCGCCAGTTCCTCGACGACGCCGGCCACGAGCTGCGCACCCCGCTCACGGTGCTGCGCGGTCACCTCGAGGTCGTCGACCCGCACGACGCCGACGACGTCGCGCAGACCTCCGAGCTGCTGCTCGACGAGCTCGACCGGATGTCGCGGCTGGTCGACGAGCTGATCCTGCTCGCCAAGTCCGACCGCCCCGACTTCGCCCGGCTGCGTCCCACCCCCGTGGCGGCGCTGCTCGAGCAGGTGCACCGCAAGGCCACGGGCCTCGCCGGGCGCGACTGGCGTCTCGGCCCGCTGCCGCCCGCGACCACCGAGGCGCCCGCCGACGAGCAGCGGCTCACCCAGGCGCTGCTCCAGCTGTGCGACAACGCGGTCAAGCACACCGGCCCGGGCGACGCCGTGACGCTGTCCGGCGAGGTCGTCGGCGACCGGCTGCTCCTGGCCGTCGCCGACACCGGCCCCGGCGTCGACCTCGCCGACCGCACGCGCATCTTCGACCGCTTCGGCCGGGCCGTGGTGCCCGAGGGCGACGAGGGCTTCGGTCTCGGCCTGTCGATCGTGCGCGCCATCACCGAGGCCCACCACGGCACCGCCCGCGTCGAGGACGCCCCGGGCGGCGGCGCCCGCTTCGTCCTCGACCTCCCCCTGGAAGGAACCACCTCGTGGCCCGTGTCCTGA
- a CDS encoding AMP-binding protein — protein sequence MIVPFSVSDFLDRALAVYADRTGVVDEPDQPAESLGEISYARMGELARAQAARLDQLGIGVGERVAYVSHNSARLLTSFFGVAGYGRVLVPINFRLSPDEVSYIVEHSGARVLYVDPELVDSLAGVECEHTFVIGDDEAMYAEGVDPEPWEHDEDATATINYTSGTTARPKGVQITHRNIWTNAVTFGLHAGVSDRDVYLHTLPMFHANGWGWPFVATGAGARHVVIRKIDGAEILRRVERHGVTVMCAAPAVVAAVLDAAESWEGEIPGRDTVRIIVAGAPPPTRTVARVEEELGWEFIQIYGLTETSPLLTVNRTREEWDDLSAEERAARLVRAGQPALGCTLATSESGEVLARSNVVLEGYWEQPEESAAALADGWFHTGDGGVIGDDGYLTIQDRKKDVIITGGENVSSIEVEDALFSHPDVAEVAVIGVPDEKWGETIKALVVRTEGSEVTEQELIDHVKKRVARYKAPSSIEFRDVLARTATGKLQKFKLRQPYWEGRERQVN from the coding sequence GTGATCGTGCCGTTTTCCGTCTCCGACTTCCTCGACCGTGCGCTGGCGGTCTACGCCGACCGCACCGGCGTCGTCGACGAGCCCGACCAGCCCGCCGAGAGCCTCGGCGAGATCAGCTATGCCCGGATGGGCGAGCTCGCCCGTGCGCAGGCCGCCCGGCTCGACCAGCTCGGCATCGGCGTCGGCGAGCGGGTGGCCTACGTCTCGCACAACAGCGCCCGGCTGCTCACCTCGTTCTTCGGCGTGGCCGGCTACGGCCGGGTGCTGGTGCCGATCAACTTCCGGCTCTCGCCCGACGAGGTCTCCTACATCGTGGAGCACTCCGGCGCGCGGGTGCTCTACGTCGACCCCGAGCTGGTCGACTCGCTGGCCGGGGTGGAGTGCGAGCACACCTTCGTGATCGGCGACGACGAGGCGATGTACGCCGAGGGCGTCGACCCCGAGCCGTGGGAGCACGACGAGGACGCCACCGCGACCATCAACTACACCTCGGGCACGACCGCACGGCCCAAGGGCGTGCAGATCACGCACCGCAACATCTGGACCAACGCCGTCACCTTCGGCCTGCACGCCGGGGTCAGCGACCGCGACGTCTACCTCCACACGCTGCCGATGTTCCACGCCAACGGCTGGGGCTGGCCGTTCGTGGCCACCGGTGCCGGGGCCCGTCACGTCGTGATCCGCAAGATCGACGGTGCCGAGATCCTGCGCCGGGTGGAGCGCCACGGCGTCACCGTGATGTGCGCGGCCCCCGCGGTGGTCGCCGCCGTGCTCGACGCGGCCGAGTCGTGGGAGGGCGAGATCCCCGGGCGCGACACGGTGCGCATCATCGTCGCGGGCGCCCCGCCGCCCACCCGCACCGTGGCGCGGGTCGAGGAGGAGCTGGGCTGGGAGTTCATCCAGATCTACGGCCTCACCGAGACCTCGCCGCTGCTGACGGTCAACCGCACCCGCGAGGAGTGGGACGACCTGTCGGCCGAGGAGCGCGCGGCCAGGCTGGTGCGCGCCGGCCAGCCCGCGCTGGGGTGCACGCTCGCGACCTCGGAGTCGGGCGAGGTGCTGGCCCGCTCCAACGTGGTGCTCGAGGGCTACTGGGAGCAGCCGGAGGAGAGCGCCGCCGCGCTGGCCGACGGCTGGTTCCACACCGGTGACGGCGGCGTCATCGGCGACGACGGCTACCTCACCATCCAGGACCGCAAGAAGGACGTCATCATCACCGGCGGCGAGAACGTCTCCTCGATCGAGGTCGAGGACGCGCTGTTCTCCCACCCCGACGTCGCCGAGGTCGCGGTGATCGGCGTGCCCGACGAGAAGTGGGGCGAGACGATCAAGGCCCTCGTGGTGCGCACCGAGGGCTCCGAGGTCACCGAGCAGGAGCTCATCGACCACGTCAAGAAGCGCGTCGCGCGCTACAAGGCGCCGTCGTCGATCGAGTTCCGCGACGTCCTCGCCCGCACCGCCACCGGCAAGCTCCAGAAGTTCAAGCTGCGCCAGCCCTACTGGGAGGGCCGGGAGCGACAGGTGAACTAG
- a CDS encoding NUDIX domain-containing protein, with translation MATYPRIEVSVDVVALTAVEQVPHVLLVRRGRPPFEGRWALPGGFLEVDEDLAPAAARELHVETGIALHPDELRQVGTYGDPHRDPRRRIVSIAHLAEVATFVHPEPGDGAVHAAWVPVAEMLGDEAEPMAFDHAEILRDGVLTSRWSHLARETASPETAEDAWRAPESWGERG, from the coding sequence GTGGCCACCTACCCACGCATCGAGGTCTCCGTCGACGTCGTGGCCCTCACCGCGGTCGAGCAGGTCCCGCACGTGCTGCTCGTACGCCGCGGCCGGCCGCCCTTCGAGGGTCGCTGGGCGCTGCCCGGGGGCTTCCTCGAGGTCGACGAGGACCTCGCACCCGCGGCCGCCCGCGAGCTGCACGTCGAGACCGGCATCGCGCTGCACCCCGACGAGCTCCGCCAGGTCGGGACCTACGGCGACCCGCACCGCGACCCCCGTCGCCGCATCGTCAGCATCGCCCACCTCGCCGAGGTCGCGACCTTCGTCCACCCCGAGCCCGGCGACGGTGCCGTGCACGCCGCGTGGGTGCCGGTCGCCGAGATGCTGGGCGACGAGGCCGAGCCGATGGCCTTCGACCACGCCGAGATCCTGCGCGACGGCGTGCTCACCAGCCGCTGGTCCCACCTCGCCCGCGAGACGGCCTCGCCCGAGACCGCCGAGGACGCGTGGCGGGCTCCCGAGTCCTGGGGCGAGCGCGGGTAG
- a CDS encoding Nif3-like dinuclear metal center hexameric protein, translated as MPTLGELTALLDRWYPPHHADSWDAVGLVCGDPAEDVRRILLAVDPVLAVADEAVAVGAQLVVTHHPLLLKGVHGVAATDPKGAVVHRLVRAGCGLLAAHTNADSPALGVSESLALALGLVDVRPLEADAAPPLDKLVVFAPVADAERLRSALAAAGAGRIGDYEAASFTSVGEGRFRPAGGASPTIGAVGRDEVVEEVRIEVVLPRSAREPVVAAMLAAHPYEEPAYDVVAMAPLDEPDRGSGRVGRLPGPVSLREFAALVAQVLPETAHGVRVAGDPDQRVEHVGLCGGAGDFLLDRARAEGVDVYLTSDLRHHPTSELREHAAHGTGAPALVDVAHWAAESTWLPVLRRRLLDALGDTVEVHLSSVRTDPWTFRA; from the coding sequence ATGCCGACCCTGGGTGAGCTCACCGCGCTGCTGGACCGTTGGTACCCGCCGCACCACGCCGACTCCTGGGACGCGGTCGGCCTGGTCTGCGGTGACCCCGCCGAGGACGTACGACGCATCCTGCTGGCCGTCGACCCCGTGCTGGCCGTGGCCGACGAGGCGGTCGCGGTCGGCGCCCAGCTCGTGGTCACCCACCACCCGCTGCTCCTGAAGGGCGTCCACGGCGTCGCGGCCACCGACCCCAAGGGTGCCGTCGTCCACCGCCTGGTGCGGGCCGGGTGCGGGCTGCTCGCCGCGCACACCAACGCCGACAGCCCGGCCCTGGGCGTCTCGGAGTCCCTGGCCCTGGCGCTCGGGCTGGTCGACGTACGCCCGCTCGAGGCCGATGCCGCACCGCCGCTGGACAAGCTCGTGGTCTTCGCGCCTGTCGCCGACGCCGAGCGGCTGCGCTCGGCGCTGGCGGCGGCGGGCGCGGGACGGATCGGCGACTACGAGGCGGCCAGCTTCACCTCGGTGGGCGAGGGTCGGTTCCGGCCGGCCGGCGGCGCCTCGCCGACCATCGGCGCGGTGGGGCGCGACGAGGTGGTCGAGGAGGTGCGGATCGAGGTGGTGCTGCCCCGCTCGGCCCGGGAGCCGGTGGTGGCCGCGATGCTGGCCGCCCACCCCTACGAGGAGCCGGCGTACGACGTGGTCGCGATGGCGCCGCTGGACGAGCCCGACCGGGGCTCCGGACGGGTGGGCCGGCTGCCCGGGCCGGTGTCCCTGCGCGAGTTCGCCGCGCTGGTCGCGCAGGTGCTCCCGGAGACCGCCCACGGGGTCCGGGTGGCCGGTGACCCCGACCAGCGGGTGGAGCACGTCGGGCTGTGCGGCGGCGCGGGGGACTTCCTGCTCGACCGGGCGCGGGCCGAGGGCGTCGACGTCTACCTGACCTCCGACCTGCGCCACCACCCCACCTCGGAGCTGCGCGAGCACGCGGCCCACGGCACCGGCGCGCCCGCCCTGGTCGACGTCGCCCACTGGGCGGCCGAGAGCACGTGGCTGCCGGTGCTCCGGCGGCGGCTGCTCGACGCGCTGGGCGATACGGTGGAGGTCCACCTCAGCTCGGTCCGCACCGACCCGTGGACGTTCCGGGCCTGA
- a CDS encoding zinc ribbon domain-containing protein, translating into MKADPSVQLHLLDVQELDSRADTLRHRLGSIPEARQLQELAVRRKEVDDAARDLRIEVADLTAEQKRADADVEQVKARRTRDQGMVDGGGISDPKALERMLGELQSLERRITSLEDTEIEVMERLETAENALAEREAELAEIDARAAELRETMESSAGSLQHDLEQVEAERYAVALDVPDDLRALYEKLRANKGGTGAAALRRRECGGCRLTLNASDLAIIARKPADEVVRCEECDRILVRTEESGL; encoded by the coding sequence GTGAAGGCCGACCCGTCCGTCCAGCTCCACCTCCTCGACGTGCAGGAGCTCGACTCCCGGGCCGACACGTTGCGGCACCGCCTCGGCTCCATCCCCGAGGCCCGGCAGCTCCAGGAGCTGGCCGTGCGCCGCAAGGAGGTCGACGACGCGGCCCGCGACCTGCGCATCGAGGTCGCCGACCTGACCGCGGAGCAGAAGCGCGCCGACGCCGACGTCGAGCAGGTCAAGGCCCGCCGCACGCGCGACCAGGGCATGGTCGACGGCGGCGGCATCAGCGACCCCAAGGCCCTGGAGCGGATGCTGGGCGAGCTGCAGTCGCTGGAGCGCCGGATCACCTCGCTCGAGGACACCGAGATCGAGGTCATGGAGCGGTTGGAGACGGCCGAGAACGCCCTTGCCGAGCGCGAGGCCGAGCTGGCCGAGATCGACGCCCGCGCCGCCGAGCTGCGGGAGACGATGGAGTCCTCGGCGGGCTCGCTGCAGCACGACCTCGAGCAGGTCGAGGCCGAGCGGTACGCCGTGGCGCTGGACGTCCCCGACGACCTGCGTGCCCTCTACGAGAAGCTGCGCGCCAACAAGGGCGGCACGGGCGCGGCCGCGCTGCGGCGCCGCGAGTGCGGGGGCTGCCGGCTCACCCTCAACGCCTCCGACCTCGCGATCATCGCGCGCAAGCCGGCGGACGAGGTCGTGCGGTGCGAGGAGTGCGACCGGATCCTGGTGCGGACCGAGGAGTCCGGCCTGTGA
- a CDS encoding histidine phosphatase family protein, translated as MLVRHGVTDHTLGKRFSGGLASANPPLNEEGRAQALATGEWLAPLAHDFDVVVSSPVRRTRETAEIVAEQLRLEIEVEHGIAEMEFGSWDGLSFAEVQERFPDDLSAWLGDLDAAPHGGESMRTVQQRVLEGRDRILEKYAGRTVVAVSHVTPIKVIVAEAMGASLEGVYRMELGPASVTVVSYATTPDGEVRPYLRLFNGRPTHVFG; from the coding sequence GTGCTGGTCCGTCACGGCGTCACCGACCACACCCTCGGCAAGCGGTTCTCCGGCGGCCTGGCCAGCGCGAACCCACCGCTCAACGAGGAGGGTCGCGCCCAGGCGCTGGCCACCGGGGAGTGGCTGGCCCCCCTGGCCCACGACTTCGACGTGGTCGTCAGCTCGCCGGTGCGGCGTACGCGTGAGACGGCCGAGATCGTCGCCGAGCAGCTGCGCCTGGAGATCGAGGTCGAGCACGGCATCGCCGAGATGGAGTTCGGCTCCTGGGACGGGCTCTCCTTCGCCGAGGTCCAGGAACGCTTCCCCGACGACCTGAGCGCCTGGCTCGGCGACCTCGACGCGGCGCCCCACGGCGGGGAGTCGATGCGCACGGTGCAGCAGCGGGTCCTCGAGGGCCGCGACCGGATCCTGGAGAAGTACGCCGGCCGCACGGTCGTCGCGGTCAGCCACGTCACGCCGATCAAGGTGATCGTCGCCGAGGCCATGGGTGCCTCGCTGGAGGGCGTCTACCGCATGGAGCTCGGCCCCGCCTCGGTCACCGTCGTGTCCTACGCCACCACCCCCGACGGCGAGGTCCGTCCCTACCTCCGGCTCTTCAACGGGCGGCCCACGCACGTCTTCGGCTGA
- the yaaA gene encoding peroxide stress protein YaaA — protein sequence MLILLPPSEGKSVPRRGRPLDLDALSFPGLTPTRERVLDALVGLCADDPVRAGEVLGLGPTQLDDVRRNADLRAAPTTRADALYTGVLYDHLDLAGLDAAARRRATRQVAVTSSLFGLVRPGDRLPSYRLAGGVRLPSLGPVASLWRPVLGDAVLQAAGRGLVVDLRSSTYAAFWRPTPDLAPRVATVRVLHEQDGRRSVVSHFNKATKGRLVAALLTAGASPTTPARLAEALRDLGWHVELDPPAATGTRLDVVVREV from the coding sequence GTGCTGATCCTGCTCCCGCCCTCGGAGGGCAAGTCGGTGCCGCGGCGCGGCAGGCCCCTCGACCTCGACGCGCTCTCCTTCCCCGGCCTGACCCCGACCCGCGAACGCGTCCTCGACGCCCTGGTCGGCCTGTGTGCCGACGACCCCGTGCGGGCCGGCGAGGTCCTCGGCCTGGGGCCCACCCAGCTCGACGACGTACGCCGCAACGCCGATCTCCGCGCCGCCCCCACCACCCGCGCCGACGCGCTCTACACCGGCGTCCTCTACGACCACCTCGACCTCGCCGGCCTCGACGCCGCCGCCCGCCGCCGCGCCACCCGCCAGGTGGCGGTCACCTCGTCGCTGTTCGGGCTCGTCCGCCCCGGCGACCGGTTGCCGTCCTACCGGCTCGCGGGCGGCGTCCGGCTGCCCTCGCTGGGTCCCGTGGCCTCGCTCTGGCGTCCGGTCCTGGGCGACGCGGTCCTCCAGGCCGCCGGCCGCGGTCTCGTCGTCGACCTGCGCTCCAGCACGTACGCCGCGTTCTGGCGCCCCACCCCCGACCTCGCGCCGCGCGTCGCCACCGTCCGGGTCCTGCACGAGCAGGACGGACGCCGCAGCGTCGTCAGCCACTTCAACAAGGCCACCAAGGGCCGCCTCGTCGCCGCCCTGCTGACCGCCGGCGCGTCCCCCACCACCCCCGCCCGCCTCGCTGAGGCGCTCCGCGACCTGGGCTGGCACGTCGAGCTCGACCCGCCCGCGGCCACCGGCACCCGGCTCGACGTGGTGGTGCGGGAGGTCTGA
- a CDS encoding RNB domain-containing ribonuclease has product MGTRVLRVERVDGVEDEELRRGLEAIRVEQELPDGFSADVQRAAEAAARAPRLPDLDRTDLELVTIDPPGARDLDQAMHLERDGDGYVVHYAIADVMAFLTPGDPVDLEARRRGESLYGADTKVPLHPPVLSEGAASLLPDQVTPAFVWTLALDAAGAVTSAEVVRARVRSRAQLDYAAVQQQLEGADPGSTPGLLRTVGELRLAQEAARGGISLPMPSQELERREDGWHLEFRQMLPVESWNAQVSLMTGFAAAEMMIGARVGVLRTLPPAPEEAVRRLRRTARALGVDWPADLPHPDLIRTLDPARPDHAALVVAATSLLRGAGYAVMDGALPEQTEHAALASPYAHVTAPLRRLVDRFGLEVCAALTAGTAVPDWVREALPQLPELMADSGRRAGAYERSVLDLVEALALEGRVGAEFAGVVLEAEKDGRKGTVMLRDPAVEAPLRAAEGSTLPVGEEVTATLTEADPVTRRVRFSC; this is encoded by the coding sequence ATGGGCACTCGGGTGCTGCGGGTCGAACGGGTCGACGGGGTCGAGGACGAGGAGCTGCGACGCGGTCTGGAGGCGATCCGGGTCGAGCAGGAGCTCCCGGACGGGTTCTCCGCGGACGTGCAGCGCGCCGCCGAGGCGGCGGCGAGGGCCCCGCGGCTGCCGGACCTCGACCGCACCGACCTCGAGCTGGTCACCATCGACCCGCCGGGTGCGCGCGACCTCGACCAGGCGATGCACCTCGAGCGCGACGGCGACGGCTACGTCGTGCACTACGCCATCGCCGACGTGATGGCCTTCCTCACCCCCGGCGACCCTGTCGACCTGGAGGCACGCCGCCGCGGCGAGTCGCTCTACGGCGCCGACACCAAGGTGCCGCTGCACCCGCCCGTGCTCAGCGAGGGGGCCGCGTCGCTGCTGCCCGACCAGGTGACGCCGGCGTTCGTGTGGACCCTCGCGCTCGACGCCGCCGGTGCGGTCACCTCCGCCGAGGTCGTGCGCGCGCGGGTGCGCTCGCGCGCCCAGCTCGACTACGCCGCCGTGCAGCAGCAGCTCGAGGGGGCCGACCCCGGGAGCACCCCCGGCCTGCTCCGCACGGTGGGGGAGCTGCGCCTGGCCCAGGAGGCGGCGCGCGGCGGCATCTCGCTGCCGATGCCCTCGCAGGAGCTCGAGCGACGCGAGGACGGCTGGCACCTGGAGTTCCGCCAGATGCTGCCGGTGGAGAGCTGGAACGCGCAGGTCTCGCTGATGACCGGGTTCGCGGCCGCCGAGATGATGATCGGGGCCCGGGTCGGGGTGCTGCGGACGCTGCCCCCGGCGCCGGAGGAGGCCGTGCGCCGGCTGCGTCGTACGGCGCGGGCGCTGGGCGTCGACTGGCCCGCCGACCTGCCCCACCCCGACCTGATCCGCACCCTCGACCCCGCCCGTCCCGACCACGCGGCGCTCGTGGTGGCCGCCACCTCGCTGCTCCGCGGTGCGGGGTACGCCGTGATGGACGGCGCTCTGCCGGAGCAGACCGAGCACGCGGCGCTGGCCTCGCCGTACGCCCACGTGACCGCTCCGCTGCGACGGCTCGTCGACCGCTTCGGCCTCGAGGTGTGCGCTGCACTGACCGCCGGGACGGCCGTGCCCGACTGGGTGCGCGAGGCGCTGCCGCAGCTGCCGGAGCTGATGGCCGACTCGGGGCGTCGCGCGGGCGCCTACGAGCGGTCGGTGCTCGACCTGGTGGAGGCGCTGGCGCTGGAGGGCCGGGTCGGGGCGGAGTTCGCCGGCGTCGTGCTGGAGGCCGAGAAGGACGGCCGCAAGGGCACGGTGATGCTGCGCGACCCCGCCGTCGAGGCCCCGCTGCGCGCCGCCGAGGGCAGCACGCTGCCGGTGGGCGAGGAGGTCACTGCGACGCTGACCGAGGCCGACCCCGTGACGCGGCGGGTGCGCTTCAGCTGCTGA